A genomic region of Schistosoma mansoni, WGS project CABG00000000 data, supercontig 0151, strain Puerto Rico, whole genome shotgun sequence contains the following coding sequences:
- a CDS encoding DEAD box ATP-dependent RNA helicase, putative has protein sequence MNISLLLLEYTLFHVTSYVYQLCRKLSRNCQILLFSATYEDSVIDFAHEFVPNPIEFRVKRTQLPLKNIKQFYMCFSDWIEKYQALKDIYGGFEVGQAIIFCAYV, from the coding sequence atgaatatttcGTTGTTATTATTAGAGTATACGTTATTTCATGTTACTTCTTACGTTTATCAACTCTGTAGGAAGTTGTCCAGAAATTGTCAAATCCTATTGTTCTCAGCTACCTATGAAGATTCCGTCATTGATTTTGCACATGAGTTTGTTCCTAATCCGATAGAGTTTCGTGTAAAGCGTACACAACTtcctttgaaaaatattaaacagTTTTACATGTGCTTTAGTGATTGGATTGAAAAGTATCAGGCGTTGAAAGATATTTATGGAGGTTTTGAAGTTGGCCAAGCAATTATATTTTGTGCA